A single window of Hippocampus zosterae strain Florida chromosome 15, ASM2543408v3, whole genome shotgun sequence DNA harbors:
- the LOC127587604 gene encoding trichohyalin-like isoform X44 has translation MGPENERQSQPPGCSSSARLGVTLTCADFEGSREASKTIWTNTGLNRTPQVEVHCPCKAGDNNKGFGSFVKRLMDAEAAIVSAAAQLLSFKDILKDAPSSAVNRQHTVKHRKLLLQKMEDFRQINQAVRQRLNQLLDEETDRLDASTKIDGLLNKILQIERENQLLKGDLGVTQRRAEELMYLQQKEQENIKSALNIAKSAEGTRARIQGQLRNKEAENNRLTVQVRTLERTLTQHKAELDDLKASMAALIEQTSQEKEALKKASRVHKQKAERFEATLEKSLTQLQDKDAQLSYLQVKIDTWKREMEQLTEENHKLTTHVELLQKQGITISMKMQKDMEKQAVMVKEREREWEERVRQREKERIKGKEAWAEEREKEQMEWETRVKELEDRMKERKEQEHREREWVKEREAREKELEDRMKERKEQEHKEREWVKEREAREKELEDRMKERKEQEYRERKWAKGREARERELEDRMKERKEQEHKEREWVKEREEREKELEDRMKERKEQEHKEREWVKEREAREKELEDKVKERKEQENKEREWLKEREVREKELDGKMKERKEQDHMEREWVKGKEPREKELEDRMKERKEQENKEREWSKEREAREKEFEDRIKERKEQANKEKEWVKEREVMEKDLEDRMKERKEQEHKEREWEKERREWEDREKERSTGRAERERERRDWQKQYEEREKEWVREGERREMEKAREGTSNTREWQERRVEEVAETSSGHGGMAHQLERFKVQKEHDSGSYAMFKLEKQLAECEAALVQEKSEKDRIVEQIQKKLEKKLAECEAALVQEKSASSEKDRAVERVQKKLEKQLAECEAALVQEKSVSSEKDRVVEQVQKKLEKQLAECEAALVQEKNASSEKERTVEKVQKKLEKRLAECEAALVQEKSVSSEKDSTIEQVQKKVATLEAELSDAKLQYKNVSEELQKMQGEDSKAQQVRQELQGRVEELQHLPKTLKKTELRLLACQEKLQTSERKCSEQAEDITKLQFELQAQVNLVRSAVELRESADKTRSQVQEQVDRLQNTLEQLRQEKLDLERRLETQEQTLRHSSQLLEQRSTQCSELERQLEQRTFECKMLNQQLTQNSTDFLDFKEEVKNVKEQVLSKNEALQSTVNELRLLRQSKMKAEKHYEARVKELQLNLDQCESHKKSMQNYVDFLKNSYLMIFEDPISTFWSSAFVN, from the exons ATGGGTCCCGAGAATGAACGGCAGAGTCAACCTCCTGGCTGCAGTTCCTCAGCCAGGCTGGGTGTGACACTGACTTGTGCAGACTTCGAAGGCTCTCGTGAAGCCTCAAAGACCATCTGGACGAACACTGGTCTCAACAGAACGCCACAGGTTGAGGTCCACTG TCCGTGTAAGGCAGGGGacaacaacaaagggtttgGATCATTCGTGAAGAGACTAATGGATGCCGAAGCTGCCATCGTCTCTGCAGCCGCACAGCTCCTGTCATTCAAAGACATTCTGAAG GATGCTCCGTCGTCTGCAGTCAACCGGCAGCACACGGTAAAGCACAGAAAACTCTTGCTCCAAAAAATGGAGGACTTTCGTCAAATTAACCAGGCTGTGCGCCAAAGACTGAACCAGCttctggatgaggag ACTGATCGCCTTGATGCGAGCACTAAGATTGATGGTTTGCTGAATAAGATCCTCCAGATTGAACGTGAaaatcag CTTTTAAAAGGTGACCTTGGTGTAACACAAAGAAGAGCGGAAGAGCTGATGTATCTGCAGCAAAAAGAACAG GAGAACATCAAGAGTGCTCTTAACATAGCTAAGTCTGCAGAAGGCACTCGCGCCCGTATACAGGGGCAGCTACGCAACAAGGAGGCGGAAAACAATCGATTGACTGTGCAAGTGCGG ACACTTGAGCGAACCCTAACTCAACACAAGGCAGAGCTAGATGACCTTAAAGCATCCATGGCGGCTCTGATAGAACAGACCTCGCAGGAGAAGGAGGCCCTCAAGAAGGCCTCACGTGTGCACAAGCAGAAAGCTGAGCGATTCGAGGCCACCCTTGAGAAAAGCTTGACTCAGCTGCAGGATAAG GACGCACAGCTGTCATATCTCCAAGTAAAGATAGACACGTGGAAGCGGGAGATGGAGCAACTGACTGAGGAGAACCACAAACTAACTACTCACGTGGAGTTACTGCAAAA GCAAGGAATCACCATCTCGATGAAGATGCAGAAGGACATGGAGAAGCAGGCGGTAATGGTgaaggagcgagagagagaatggGAGGAGAGGGTCAGGCAAAGGGAGAAAGAGAGGATCAAGGGAAAGGAGGCCTGGGCGGAGGAGAGGGAGAAGGAACAGATGGAATGGGAGACGAGGGTGAAGGAACTGGAGGACAGGATGAAGGAAAGGAAGGAGCAGGAGCACAGGGAGAGGGAATGGGTGAAGGAAAGGGAGGCGAGAGAGAAGGAATTGGAGGACAGGATGAAGGAAAGGAAGGAGCAGGAGCACAAGGAGAGGGAATGGGTGAAGGAAAGGGAGGCGAGAGAGAAGGAATTGGAGGACAGAATGAAGGAAAGGAAGGAGCAGGAGTACAGGGAGAGGAAATGGGCGAAGGGAAGGGAGGCAAGGGAGAGGGAATTGGAGGACAGAATGAAGGAAAGGAAGGAGCAGGAGCACAAGGAGAGGGAATGGGTGAAGGAACGGGAGGAGAGGGAGAAGGAATTGGAGGACAGGATGAAGGAAAGGAAGGAGCAGGAGCACAAGGAGAGGGAATGGGTGAAGGAACGGGAGGCGAGGGAGAAGGAATTGGAGGACAAGgtgaaggaaaggaaggaacAGGAGAACAAGGAGAGGGAATGGTTGAAGGAAAGGGAGGTGAGGGAGAAGGAATTAGATGGCAAAatgaaggaaaggaaggaacAGGATCACATGGAGAGGGAATGGGTGAAGGGAAAGGAGCCGAGGGAGAAGGAATTAGAGGACAGGatgaaggaaaggaaggaacAGGAGAACAAGGAGAGGGAATGGTCGAAGGAAAGGGAGGCAAGGGAGAAAGAATTTGAGGACAGGATTAAGGAAAGGAAGGAGCAGGCGAACAAGGAGAAGGAATGGGTAAAGGAAAGGGAGGTGATGGAAAAGGACTTGGAGGACAGGATGAAGGAAAGGAAGGAGCAGGAGCACAAGGAGAGAGAATGGGAGAAGGAAAGGAGGGAGTGGGAAGACAGAGAGAAGGAACGATCGACGGGAAGGGCAgaaagggagagggagaggagagATTGGCAGAAGCAATATGAGGAGAGGGAGAAGGAATGGGTGAGAGAGGGGGAAAGGAGGGAAATGGAGAAGGCGAGAGAGGGCACCTCCAACACGCGGGAGTGGCAAGAAAGGAGAGTGGAGGAAGTGGCGGAGACTTCCTCGGGACATGGCGGTATGGCGCATCAGCTTGAAAGATTCAAAGTGCAAAAGGAGCACGACAGCGGCAGTTATGCTATGTTCAAG TTGGAGAAGCAGCTCGCTGAATGTGAGGCAGCCCTGGTCCAAGAGAAGAGTGAGAAGGACCGCATCGTTGAACAGATTCAAAAGAAG TTGGAGAAGAAGCTTGCTGAATGCGAGGCAGCCCTGGTCCAAGAGAAGAGTGCGTCAAGTGAGAAGGACCGCGCCGTTGAACGGGTTCAAAAGAAG TTGGAGAAGCAGCTTGCTGAATGTGAGGCAGCCCTGGTCCAAGAGAAGAGTGTATCGAGTGAGAAGGACCGCGTCGTTGAACAGGTTCAAAAGAAG TTGGAGAAGCAACTGGCTGAATGTGAGGCAGCTCTGGTCCAAGAGAAGAATGCGTCGAGTGAGAAGGAACGCACCGTTGAAAAGGTTCAAAAGAAG TTGGAGAAGCGGCTTGCTGAATGTGAGGCAGCCCTGGTCCAAGAGAAGAGTGTGTCAAGTGAGAAGGACAGCACCATTGAACAGGTTCAAAAGAAG GTTGCAACGCTGGAAGCAGAGTTGAGCGATGCGAAACTCCAATATAAAAATGTGTCAGAGGAGCTTCAGAAAATGCAAGGAGAAGACTCAAAAGCTCAACAG GTGAGGCAGGAGCTGCAGGGCCGCGTCGAAGAGCTGCAGCATTTGCCTAAAACGCTGAAAAAGACCGAGCTGAGGCTGCTCGCTTGCCAGGAGAAGCTACAAACCTCAGAGAGGAAGTGCTCAGAACAGGCGGAGGACATTACGAAGCTGCAGTTTGAG CTGCAGGCTCAAGTGAATTTGGTGAGATCGGCCGTGGAGCTGAGAGAGTCCGCTGACAAGACCCGTTCGCAAGTGCAAGAACAAGTagacaggctgcaaaa TACGCTGGAGCAGCTGCGCCAAGAGAAACTGGACTTGGAACGTAGGCTGGAGACCCAAGAGCAAACTCTTCGCCACAGCAGCCAGCTACTTGAGCAACGCTCTACGCAGTGCTCGGAGCTCGAACGCCAGCTAGAGCAACGGACGTTCGAATGCAAAATGCTCAACCAGCAGCTGACTCAAAACTCAACAGACTTTTTGGATTTCAAAGAAGAG gtgaaaaatgtcaaagagcAAGTTCTGTCTAAAAACGAGGCCCTTCAGAGCACTGTGAACGAACTGAGGCTTCTCCGTCAGAGCAAGATGAAG GCGGAGAAGCATTATGAGGCGCGTGTGAAAGAGCTGCAGCTCAACCTTGACCAGTGCGAAAGCCACAAGAAGAGCATGCAGAACTACGTGGACTTTCTCAAAAACTCTTACCTGATGATATTTGAAGATCCAATATCCACTTTTTGGTCTTCAGCGTTTGTGAACTGA
- the LOC127587604 gene encoding trichohyalin-like isoform X43 encodes MGPENERQSQPPGCSSSARLGVTLTCADFEGSREASKTIWTNTGLNRTPQVEVHCPCKAGDNNKGFGSFVKRLMDAEAAIVSAAAQLLSFKDILKDAPSSAVNRQHTVKHRKLLLQKMEDFRQINQAVRQRLNQLLDEETDRLDASTKIDGLLNKILQIERENQLLKGDLGVTQRRAEELMYLQQKEQENIKSALNIAKSAEGTRARIQGQLRNKEAENNRLTVQVRTLERTLTQHKAELDDLKASMAALIEQTSQEKEALKKASRVHKQKAERFEATLEKSLTQLQDKDAQLSYLQVKIDTWKREMEQLTEENHKLTTHVELLQKQGITISMKMQKDMEKQAVMVKEREREWEERVRQREKERIKGKEAWAEEREKEQMEWETRVKELEDRMKERKEQEHREREWVKEREAREKELEDRMKERKEQEHKEREWVKEREAREKELEDRMKERKEQEYRERKWAKGREARERELEDRMKERKEQEHKEREWVKEREEREKELEDRMKERKEQEHKEREWVKEREAREKELEDKVKERKEQENKEREWLKEREVREKELDGKMKERKEQDHMEREWVKGKEPREKELEDRMKERKEQENKEREWSKEREAREKEFEDRIKERKEQANKEKEWVKEREVMEKDLEDRMKERKEQEHKEREWEKERREWEDREKERSTGRAERERERRDWQKQYEEREKEWVREGERREMEKAREGTSNTREWQERRVEEVAETSSGHGGMAHQLERFKVQKEHDSGSYAMFKLEKQLAECEAALVQEKSEKDRIVEQIQKKLEKKLAECEAALVQEKSASSEKDRAVERVQKKLEKQRAEYEAALDQEKSVSSDKDCLIEQVQKKLEKQLAECEAALVQEKSASSEKDRVVERVQKKLEKRLAECEAALVQEKSVSSEKDSTIEQVQKKVATLEAELSDAKLQYKNVSEELQKMQGEDSKAQQVRQELQGRVEELQHLPKTLKKTELRLLACQEKLQTSERKCSEQAEDITKLQFELQAQVNLVRSAVELRESADKTRSQVQEQVDRLQNTLEQLRQEKLDLERRLETQEQTLRHSSQLLEQRSTQCSELERQLEQRTFECKMLNQQLTQNSTDFLDFKEEVKNVKEQVLSKNEALQSTVNELRLLRQSKMKAEKHYEARVKELQLNLDQCESHKKSMQNYVDFLKNSYLMIFEDPISTFWSSAFVN; translated from the exons ATGGGTCCCGAGAATGAACGGCAGAGTCAACCTCCTGGCTGCAGTTCCTCAGCCAGGCTGGGTGTGACACTGACTTGTGCAGACTTCGAAGGCTCTCGTGAAGCCTCAAAGACCATCTGGACGAACACTGGTCTCAACAGAACGCCACAGGTTGAGGTCCACTG TCCGTGTAAGGCAGGGGacaacaacaaagggtttgGATCATTCGTGAAGAGACTAATGGATGCCGAAGCTGCCATCGTCTCTGCAGCCGCACAGCTCCTGTCATTCAAAGACATTCTGAAG GATGCTCCGTCGTCTGCAGTCAACCGGCAGCACACGGTAAAGCACAGAAAACTCTTGCTCCAAAAAATGGAGGACTTTCGTCAAATTAACCAGGCTGTGCGCCAAAGACTGAACCAGCttctggatgaggag ACTGATCGCCTTGATGCGAGCACTAAGATTGATGGTTTGCTGAATAAGATCCTCCAGATTGAACGTGAaaatcag CTTTTAAAAGGTGACCTTGGTGTAACACAAAGAAGAGCGGAAGAGCTGATGTATCTGCAGCAAAAAGAACAG GAGAACATCAAGAGTGCTCTTAACATAGCTAAGTCTGCAGAAGGCACTCGCGCCCGTATACAGGGGCAGCTACGCAACAAGGAGGCGGAAAACAATCGATTGACTGTGCAAGTGCGG ACACTTGAGCGAACCCTAACTCAACACAAGGCAGAGCTAGATGACCTTAAAGCATCCATGGCGGCTCTGATAGAACAGACCTCGCAGGAGAAGGAGGCCCTCAAGAAGGCCTCACGTGTGCACAAGCAGAAAGCTGAGCGATTCGAGGCCACCCTTGAGAAAAGCTTGACTCAGCTGCAGGATAAG GACGCACAGCTGTCATATCTCCAAGTAAAGATAGACACGTGGAAGCGGGAGATGGAGCAACTGACTGAGGAGAACCACAAACTAACTACTCACGTGGAGTTACTGCAAAA GCAAGGAATCACCATCTCGATGAAGATGCAGAAGGACATGGAGAAGCAGGCGGTAATGGTgaaggagcgagagagagaatggGAGGAGAGGGTCAGGCAAAGGGAGAAAGAGAGGATCAAGGGAAAGGAGGCCTGGGCGGAGGAGAGGGAGAAGGAACAGATGGAATGGGAGACGAGGGTGAAGGAACTGGAGGACAGGATGAAGGAAAGGAAGGAGCAGGAGCACAGGGAGAGGGAATGGGTGAAGGAAAGGGAGGCGAGAGAGAAGGAATTGGAGGACAGGATGAAGGAAAGGAAGGAGCAGGAGCACAAGGAGAGGGAATGGGTGAAGGAAAGGGAGGCGAGAGAGAAGGAATTGGAGGACAGAATGAAGGAAAGGAAGGAGCAGGAGTACAGGGAGAGGAAATGGGCGAAGGGAAGGGAGGCAAGGGAGAGGGAATTGGAGGACAGAATGAAGGAAAGGAAGGAGCAGGAGCACAAGGAGAGGGAATGGGTGAAGGAACGGGAGGAGAGGGAGAAGGAATTGGAGGACAGGATGAAGGAAAGGAAGGAGCAGGAGCACAAGGAGAGGGAATGGGTGAAGGAACGGGAGGCGAGGGAGAAGGAATTGGAGGACAAGgtgaaggaaaggaaggaacAGGAGAACAAGGAGAGGGAATGGTTGAAGGAAAGGGAGGTGAGGGAGAAGGAATTAGATGGCAAAatgaaggaaaggaaggaacAGGATCACATGGAGAGGGAATGGGTGAAGGGAAAGGAGCCGAGGGAGAAGGAATTAGAGGACAGGatgaaggaaaggaaggaacAGGAGAACAAGGAGAGGGAATGGTCGAAGGAAAGGGAGGCAAGGGAGAAAGAATTTGAGGACAGGATTAAGGAAAGGAAGGAGCAGGCGAACAAGGAGAAGGAATGGGTAAAGGAAAGGGAGGTGATGGAAAAGGACTTGGAGGACAGGATGAAGGAAAGGAAGGAGCAGGAGCACAAGGAGAGAGAATGGGAGAAGGAAAGGAGGGAGTGGGAAGACAGAGAGAAGGAACGATCGACGGGAAGGGCAgaaagggagagggagaggagagATTGGCAGAAGCAATATGAGGAGAGGGAGAAGGAATGGGTGAGAGAGGGGGAAAGGAGGGAAATGGAGAAGGCGAGAGAGGGCACCTCCAACACGCGGGAGTGGCAAGAAAGGAGAGTGGAGGAAGTGGCGGAGACTTCCTCGGGACATGGCGGTATGGCGCATCAGCTTGAAAGATTCAAAGTGCAAAAGGAGCACGACAGCGGCAGTTATGCTATGTTCAAG TTGGAGAAGCAGCTCGCTGAATGTGAGGCAGCCCTGGTCCAAGAGAAGAGTGAGAAGGACCGCATCGTTGAACAGATTCAAAAGAAG TTGGAGAAGAAGCTTGCTGAATGCGAGGCAGCCCTGGTCCAAGAGAAGAGTGCGTCAAGTGAGAAGGACCGCGCCGTTGAACGGGTTCAAAAGAAG TTGGAGAAGCAGCGTGCTGAATATGAGGCAGCCCTGGACCAAGAGAAGAGTGTGTCAAGTGACAAGGACTGTCTCATTGAACAGGTTCAAAAGAAG TTGGAGAAGCAACTGGCTGAATGTGAGGCAGCTCTGGTCCAAGAGAAGAGTGCGTCAAGTGAGAAGGACCGCGTCGTTGAACGGGTTCAAAAGAAG TTGGAGAAGCGGCTTGCTGAATGTGAGGCAGCCCTGGTCCAAGAGAAGAGTGTGTCAAGTGAGAAGGACAGCACCATTGAACAGGTTCAAAAGAAG GTTGCAACGCTGGAAGCAGAGTTGAGCGATGCGAAACTCCAATATAAAAATGTGTCAGAGGAGCTTCAGAAAATGCAAGGAGAAGACTCAAAAGCTCAACAG GTGAGGCAGGAGCTGCAGGGCCGCGTCGAAGAGCTGCAGCATTTGCCTAAAACGCTGAAAAAGACCGAGCTGAGGCTGCTCGCTTGCCAGGAGAAGCTACAAACCTCAGAGAGGAAGTGCTCAGAACAGGCGGAGGACATTACGAAGCTGCAGTTTGAG CTGCAGGCTCAAGTGAATTTGGTGAGATCGGCCGTGGAGCTGAGAGAGTCCGCTGACAAGACCCGTTCGCAAGTGCAAGAACAAGTagacaggctgcaaaa TACGCTGGAGCAGCTGCGCCAAGAGAAACTGGACTTGGAACGTAGGCTGGAGACCCAAGAGCAAACTCTTCGCCACAGCAGCCAGCTACTTGAGCAACGCTCTACGCAGTGCTCGGAGCTCGAACGCCAGCTAGAGCAACGGACGTTCGAATGCAAAATGCTCAACCAGCAGCTGACTCAAAACTCAACAGACTTTTTGGATTTCAAAGAAGAG gtgaaaaatgtcaaagagcAAGTTCTGTCTAAAAACGAGGCCCTTCAGAGCACTGTGAACGAACTGAGGCTTCTCCGTCAGAGCAAGATGAAG GCGGAGAAGCATTATGAGGCGCGTGTGAAAGAGCTGCAGCTCAACCTTGACCAGTGCGAAAGCCACAAGAAGAGCATGCAGAACTACGTGGACTTTCTCAAAAACTCTTACCTGATGATATTTGAAGATCCAATATCCACTTTTTGGTCTTCAGCGTTTGTGAACTGA
- the LOC127587604 gene encoding outer dense fiber protein 2-like isoform X34, translating into MGPENERQSQPPGCSSSARLGVTLTCADFEGSREASKTIWTNTGLNRTPQVEVHCPCKAGDNNKGFGSFVKRLMDAEAAIVSAAAQLLSFKDILKDAPSSAVNRQHTVKHRKLLLQKMEDFRQINQAVRQRLNQLLDEETDRLDASTKIDGLLNKILQIERENQLLKGDLGVTQRRAEELMYLQQKEQENIKSALNIAKSAEGTRARIQGQLRNKEAENNRLTVQVRTLERTLTQHKAELDDLKASMAALIEQTSQEKEALKKASRVHKQKAERFEATLEKSLTQLQDKDAQLSYLQVKIDTWKREMEQLTEENHKLTTHVELLQKQGITISMKMQKDMEKQAVMVKEREREWEERVRQREKERIKGKEAWAEEREKEQMEWETRVKELEDRMKERKEQEHREREWVKEREAREKELEDRMKERKEQEHKEREWVKEREAREKELEDRMKERKEQEYRERKWAKGREARERELEDRMKERKEQEHKEREWVKEREEREKELEDRMKERKEQEHKEREWVKEREAREKELEDKVKERKEQENKEREWLKEREVREKELDGKMKERKEQDHMEREWVKGKEPREKELEDRMKERKEQENKEREWSKEREAREKEFEDRIKERKEQANKEKEWVKEREVMEKDLEDRMKERKEQEHKEREWEKERREWEDREKERSTGRAERERERRDWQKQYEEREKEWVREGERREMEKAREGTSNTREWQERRVEEVAETSSGHGGMAHQLERFKVQKEHDSGSYAMFKLEKQLAECEAALVQEKSEKDRIVEQIQKKLEKKLAECEAALVQEKSASSEKDRAVERVQKKLEKQRAEYEAALDQEKSVSSDKDCLIEQVQKKLEKQRAEYEAALDQEKSVSSDKDCLIEQVQKKLEKQLAECEAALVQEKSVSSEKDRVVEQVQKKLEKRLAECEAALVQEKSEKDRTVKQIQKKLEKRLAECEAALVQEKSVSSEKDSTIEQVQKKVATLEAELSDAKLQYKNVSEELQKMQGEDSKAQQVRQELQGRVEELQHLPKTLKKTELRLLACQEKLQTSERKCSEQAEDITKLQFELQAQVNLVRSAVELRESADKTRSQVQEQVDRLQNTLEQLRQEKLDLERRLETQEQTLRHSSQLLEQRSTQCSELERQLEQRTFECKMLNQQLTQNSTDFLDFKEEVKNVKEQVLSKNEALQSTVNELRLLRQSKMKAEKHYEARVKELQLNLDQCESHKKSMQNYVDFLKNSYLMIFEDPISTFWSSAFVN; encoded by the exons ATGGGTCCCGAGAATGAACGGCAGAGTCAACCTCCTGGCTGCAGTTCCTCAGCCAGGCTGGGTGTGACACTGACTTGTGCAGACTTCGAAGGCTCTCGTGAAGCCTCAAAGACCATCTGGACGAACACTGGTCTCAACAGAACGCCACAGGTTGAGGTCCACTG TCCGTGTAAGGCAGGGGacaacaacaaagggtttgGATCATTCGTGAAGAGACTAATGGATGCCGAAGCTGCCATCGTCTCTGCAGCCGCACAGCTCCTGTCATTCAAAGACATTCTGAAG GATGCTCCGTCGTCTGCAGTCAACCGGCAGCACACGGTAAAGCACAGAAAACTCTTGCTCCAAAAAATGGAGGACTTTCGTCAAATTAACCAGGCTGTGCGCCAAAGACTGAACCAGCttctggatgaggag ACTGATCGCCTTGATGCGAGCACTAAGATTGATGGTTTGCTGAATAAGATCCTCCAGATTGAACGTGAaaatcag CTTTTAAAAGGTGACCTTGGTGTAACACAAAGAAGAGCGGAAGAGCTGATGTATCTGCAGCAAAAAGAACAG GAGAACATCAAGAGTGCTCTTAACATAGCTAAGTCTGCAGAAGGCACTCGCGCCCGTATACAGGGGCAGCTACGCAACAAGGAGGCGGAAAACAATCGATTGACTGTGCAAGTGCGG ACACTTGAGCGAACCCTAACTCAACACAAGGCAGAGCTAGATGACCTTAAAGCATCCATGGCGGCTCTGATAGAACAGACCTCGCAGGAGAAGGAGGCCCTCAAGAAGGCCTCACGTGTGCACAAGCAGAAAGCTGAGCGATTCGAGGCCACCCTTGAGAAAAGCTTGACTCAGCTGCAGGATAAG GACGCACAGCTGTCATATCTCCAAGTAAAGATAGACACGTGGAAGCGGGAGATGGAGCAACTGACTGAGGAGAACCACAAACTAACTACTCACGTGGAGTTACTGCAAAA GCAAGGAATCACCATCTCGATGAAGATGCAGAAGGACATGGAGAAGCAGGCGGTAATGGTgaaggagcgagagagagaatggGAGGAGAGGGTCAGGCAAAGGGAGAAAGAGAGGATCAAGGGAAAGGAGGCCTGGGCGGAGGAGAGGGAGAAGGAACAGATGGAATGGGAGACGAGGGTGAAGGAACTGGAGGACAGGATGAAGGAAAGGAAGGAGCAGGAGCACAGGGAGAGGGAATGGGTGAAGGAAAGGGAGGCGAGAGAGAAGGAATTGGAGGACAGGATGAAGGAAAGGAAGGAGCAGGAGCACAAGGAGAGGGAATGGGTGAAGGAAAGGGAGGCGAGAGAGAAGGAATTGGAGGACAGAATGAAGGAAAGGAAGGAGCAGGAGTACAGGGAGAGGAAATGGGCGAAGGGAAGGGAGGCAAGGGAGAGGGAATTGGAGGACAGAATGAAGGAAAGGAAGGAGCAGGAGCACAAGGAGAGGGAATGGGTGAAGGAACGGGAGGAGAGGGAGAAGGAATTGGAGGACAGGATGAAGGAAAGGAAGGAGCAGGAGCACAAGGAGAGGGAATGGGTGAAGGAACGGGAGGCGAGGGAGAAGGAATTGGAGGACAAGgtgaaggaaaggaaggaacAGGAGAACAAGGAGAGGGAATGGTTGAAGGAAAGGGAGGTGAGGGAGAAGGAATTAGATGGCAAAatgaaggaaaggaaggaacAGGATCACATGGAGAGGGAATGGGTGAAGGGAAAGGAGCCGAGGGAGAAGGAATTAGAGGACAGGatgaaggaaaggaaggaacAGGAGAACAAGGAGAGGGAATGGTCGAAGGAAAGGGAGGCAAGGGAGAAAGAATTTGAGGACAGGATTAAGGAAAGGAAGGAGCAGGCGAACAAGGAGAAGGAATGGGTAAAGGAAAGGGAGGTGATGGAAAAGGACTTGGAGGACAGGATGAAGGAAAGGAAGGAGCAGGAGCACAAGGAGAGAGAATGGGAGAAGGAAAGGAGGGAGTGGGAAGACAGAGAGAAGGAACGATCGACGGGAAGGGCAgaaagggagagggagaggagagATTGGCAGAAGCAATATGAGGAGAGGGAGAAGGAATGGGTGAGAGAGGGGGAAAGGAGGGAAATGGAGAAGGCGAGAGAGGGCACCTCCAACACGCGGGAGTGGCAAGAAAGGAGAGTGGAGGAAGTGGCGGAGACTTCCTCGGGACATGGCGGTATGGCGCATCAGCTTGAAAGATTCAAAGTGCAAAAGGAGCACGACAGCGGCAGTTATGCTATGTTCAAG TTGGAGAAGCAGCTCGCTGAATGTGAGGCAGCCCTGGTCCAAGAGAAGAGTGAGAAGGACCGCATCGTTGAACAGATTCAAAAGAAG TTGGAGAAGAAGCTTGCTGAATGCGAGGCAGCCCTGGTCCAAGAGAAGAGTGCGTCAAGTGAGAAGGACCGCGCCGTTGAACGGGTTCAAAAGAAG TTGGAGAAGCAGCGTGCTGAATATGAGGCAGCCCTGGACCAAGAGAAGAGTGTGTCAAGTGACAAGGACTGTCTCATTGAACAGGTTCAAAAGAAG TTGGAGAAGCAGCGTGCTGAATATGAGGCAGCCCTGGACCAAGAGAAGAGTGTGTCAAGTGACAAGGACTGTCTCATTGAACAGGTTCAAAAGAAG TTGGAGAAGCAGCTTGCTGAATGTGAGGCAGCCCTGGTCCAAGAGAAGAGTGTATCGAGTGAGAAGGACCGCGTCGTTGAACAGGTTCAAAAGAAG TTGGAGAAGCGGCTTGCTGAATGTGAGGCAGCCCTGGTCCAAGAGAAGAGTGAGAAGGACCGCACCGTTAAACAGATTCAAAAGAAG TTGGAGAAGCGGCTTGCTGAATGTGAGGCAGCCCTGGTCCAAGAGAAGAGTGTGTCAAGTGAGAAGGACAGCACCATTGAACAGGTTCAAAAGAAG GTTGCAACGCTGGAAGCAGAGTTGAGCGATGCGAAACTCCAATATAAAAATGTGTCAGAGGAGCTTCAGAAAATGCAAGGAGAAGACTCAAAAGCTCAACAG GTGAGGCAGGAGCTGCAGGGCCGCGTCGAAGAGCTGCAGCATTTGCCTAAAACGCTGAAAAAGACCGAGCTGAGGCTGCTCGCTTGCCAGGAGAAGCTACAAACCTCAGAGAGGAAGTGCTCAGAACAGGCGGAGGACATTACGAAGCTGCAGTTTGAG CTGCAGGCTCAAGTGAATTTGGTGAGATCGGCCGTGGAGCTGAGAGAGTCCGCTGACAAGACCCGTTCGCAAGTGCAAGAACAAGTagacaggctgcaaaa TACGCTGGAGCAGCTGCGCCAAGAGAAACTGGACTTGGAACGTAGGCTGGAGACCCAAGAGCAAACTCTTCGCCACAGCAGCCAGCTACTTGAGCAACGCTCTACGCAGTGCTCGGAGCTCGAACGCCAGCTAGAGCAACGGACGTTCGAATGCAAAATGCTCAACCAGCAGCTGACTCAAAACTCAACAGACTTTTTGGATTTCAAAGAAGAG gtgaaaaatgtcaaagagcAAGTTCTGTCTAAAAACGAGGCCCTTCAGAGCACTGTGAACGAACTGAGGCTTCTCCGTCAGAGCAAGATGAAG GCGGAGAAGCATTATGAGGCGCGTGTGAAAGAGCTGCAGCTCAACCTTGACCAGTGCGAAAGCCACAAGAAGAGCATGCAGAACTACGTGGACTTTCTCAAAAACTCTTACCTGATGATATTTGAAGATCCAATATCCACTTTTTGGTCTTCAGCGTTTGTGAACTGA